A window of the Pogona vitticeps strain Pit_001003342236 chromosome 4, PviZW2.1, whole genome shotgun sequence genome harbors these coding sequences:
- the TMEM74B gene encoding transmembrane protein 74B, with amino-acid sequence MASSRPLELTVLGNGPGPSHRTPEGEPPAPWRAPHAGLENASYPGEEEEEEAETSFRTTGQGTRISSREQTVPPRGDLSPRSEDIPLLGRSENSVDNVFVLALVFLVSGILLVIVAYSIPREARVDPDTVSAREMERLEMYYARLGSHLDKCIIAGLGLLTLGGMLLSILLMVSIYQGEYYRRRNLLASRASRKTYGSINLRMRQLNGEGGQTLVENEIVPMTETANISQDC; translated from the coding sequence ATGGCGTCCTCACGTCCCTTGGAACTGACCGTCTTGGGGAATGGCCCAGGGCCCAGCCACAGAACCCCTGAGGGGGAACCtccagcaccatggagagctccccATGCAGGACTGGAGAATGCCTCTTACccgggggaggaggaagaggaagaggccgaAACTTCCTTCCGGACGACTGGCCAGGGCACAAGAATCAGCTCCAGGGAGCAGACAGTACCCCCGAGGGGAGACCTCTCCCCTCGTTCAGAGGATATCCCTTTGCTGGGCAGAAGTGAGAACTCTGTGGACAACGTCTTCGTTTTGGCGTTAGTGTTCTTGGTAAGTGGGATTCTGCTGGTGATTGTGGCTTACAGCATCCCACGGGAGGCCCGCGTTGATCCGGACACCGTGTCTGCCAGAGAGATGGAAAGACTGGAGATGTACTATGCCCGCCTGGGGTCCCACCTAGACAAGTGCATCATTGCTGGCTTAGGTCTGTTGACGCTCGGGGGCATGCTCCTCTCCATTCTCCTGATGGTGTCCATCTATCAAGGGGAATACTACAGGAGGCGGAACCTCCTAGCTTCCCGAGCATCCCGGAAGACTTACGGATCCATAAACTTGAGGATGAGGCAGCTGAATGGAGAAGGGGGGCAAACCTTGGTTGAGAATGAAATCGTTCCGATGACAGAAACGGCAAACATCAGCCAGGACTGCTGA